A segment of the Vibrio sp. YMD68 genome:
CCATTCGTCAACGTTTCAATCTGCCAGGAGGATCATGCTGCTTTGATTTACCTGCATTGCACCATTGGCTCCATTTGCCTACCACCCATAAAGAAAACGATACTCATGCTTGGCTAAAAACGCTGGCTCCTCTCTCTGATGCCTTAACGCTCTGGCTCAAGTTAGCAAGAGAAACGGGCTATGCCAAAGCTCAACTGGCGACGAATGGGTTCTTTCAAAGTGATGCTGAAGATGCCAACATTCTAAGGCTTGAAATCCCGTTACAGTATGGGGTTTACCCAATGATCTCGGGGCATAAAAATAGATTTGCGATTAAGTTTATCGACTTTAAATCGGGTCAGGCTTGCACTCAGGATATTCAATTCTCCCTTGCCGTCTGTAGCTAGCGAGTTATCCAGTAATTAGGATCAGCGGAATGAAGCCCCCGTTCTCTCAATCATTTTTTAGCCTAGAATCATCGGCCTAAGATCAGGTTGCAATTGCACGATCAACTCTCGACAATAACCAAGCAGTAACGATAGCCAAGTATCAATAACTACACGACAATAACCACATAACAATAATAGCGAACACTTTCATATGAGATTGACCCATGTCTAAAAAAATCACGTTAGTAAAATGTCCCAAATGCAGTACGGACGTTGAGTGGGGAGATCAGAGCCCATTTCGTCCATTTTGCAGTAAGCAGTGTCAGATGATTGATTTTGGCGAATGGGCCGATGAGGAAAATGCGATCGCAGGCGCACCAGACATGTCAGACAGCGATGGCTGGTCGGAAGATCCATATTAAATATCAGCTATCAGCGAACAGCGAACAGCGAACAGCGAACAAATTTAAAGGTTGATGCCATTGGTCTCAGCCTTTTTCTTTTTAGTAAACTATCAAATTACTAAGCTTTTTATGGTTAAATTTCTGAACGTTAAGCGCTGGAGGATGTCGCTATATCAAGGAGGAGACGCGGAGTTTACGATAGTAAATGAGCACTGACCACGTAGAGATAGTGACATACCACAAGCATAACACCAGAAATAAAAAAGCGGAGTCCAATGGACTCCGCTTTTCTTATGAGAACGCTAGTTATAGCATTACTTCTTAGTAAGTTTCTCGCGGATACGAGCTGACTTACCAGAACGCTCACGTAGGTAGTACAACTTGGCACGACGTACTGCACCACGGCGTTTAACTTCGATGCTATCAACCATTGGAGAATGTGTTTGGAATGAACGCTCAACACCTTCACCGTTCGAGATTTTACGAACAGTAAATGCAGAGTGTAGACCACGGTTACGAATAGCGATTACAACGCCTTCGAAAGCCTGTAGACGCTCACGGTCGCCTTCTTTTACCTTAACTTGAACTACTACAGTGTCACCTGGAGCAAATTTAGGTAGGTCTGATTTCAGTTGCTCTTCTTCAAGAGCCTTGATGATGTTACTCATTTTTTAAATTCCTAGAATAAACTGATACTTAATAAAATAGGTTACTGCTTACTTTTTACTAGAGCGATACGCTTTAATAAATTCGGCCAGTAATTGTTCCTGTTCGTCAGTCAGAGCTAGGTTTTCCAAGAGCTCTGGTCTTCTAAGCCAAGTACGGCCTAGCGATTGTTGTAATCGCCAGCGACGAATGTCCTTGTGGTTACCCGACATCAATACCGAAGGCACTGATTTATCGTCTAACACTTCAGGGCGCGTATAGTGAGGGCAATCTAACAGGCCATTAGCAAAAGAATCCTCTTCTGCTGACGCGAAATCACCCAATACGCCCGGTATAAACCGCGATACTGAGTCAATCAACGTCATGGCTGGAATTTCACCACCCGTCATTACAAAATCACCAATTGACCATTCTTCGTCAACTTCGGATTGTATAATACGCTCATCTACCCCTTCGTATCGGCCACAAATAAGAACGAGGTTCTCATGGGTTGACAATTCTTCAACACCTTTTTGATCGAGTTTACGACCTTGAGGTGAGAGGTAAATAACTTTCGTCTTTCCCGGTGAGGCTTTCTTAGCGTTATGAATAGCATCGCGCAAAGGCTGAACCATCATAAGCATACCTGGGCCACCACCGTAAGGTCTATCATCTACAGTGCGATGCTTGTCGTGAGTGAAATCTCGAGGATTCCATGTCTCTACCGACAAAAGACCTTTTTTAACCGCTTGACCTGTTACTCCAAAATCCGTAACGCTGCGGAACATTTCAGGAAACAGGCTAATTATGCCAATCCACATGTTTTCACCAATAATAAACTTGGTTCTATTCGCTCTGTTACTTGGAGTTAGAATCCAGGATCCCAGTCAACTTCGATCCGTTGAGCATTGCGATCAACTGATTTGATCACTTGCTCTTCAAGAAACGGGATTAATCGTTCCTTTTGCCCGAAAGCATCTTTTAGATTTGCTTTCACTACGAGAACATCGTTTGAACCGGTTTCCATGACATCTGTCACTTTACCCAAATCGTAACCTTTCGTGGTTACCACTTGCATTCCAAACAATTCACGCCAGTAGAATTCTTCTTCTGACAATTCAGGTAATGATGCAGGGTCAATTGCAATTTCGAAATTGGTTAGCAAGTGCGCTTCTTCACGAACTTCCAGACCATCTAGTTTAGCGACCATAGCTTTACTATGACGCTTCCAGCTTTCAACTTTGTATTCTACCCACTCGCCCTTTTGTTTAATAAACCAAGGGCTGTAATCAAAAATGCTCTCAGCATTGTCTGTGTAGGAAAAAACTTTAAGCCAGCCGCGAATGCCATAGGTAGCACCAAACTTGCCCATAACAATTTTTTCGTTTTGCTCACTCATTGTTTCTTTTCCTTTCATCGACATAAGCTAATTTTCTATTGATTAATACTATAGAATTAAGCCGCTTTTTTAGCGTCTTTTACTAGCTTAGCTACGCGGTCAGATACAGATGCGCCTTGACCAACCCAGTGGTTAACGCGGTCTAGATCTAGACGTAGGCCTTCTTCTTGACCAGTAGCAGTAGGGTTAAAGAAACCTACTTTCTCGATGAAACGGCCAGTTGCTGCATTGCGGCTGTCCGCTACTACGATTTGATAGAATGGGCGTTTTTTTGCGCCGTGACGTGCCAAACGAATGGTTACCATGTCGTCCTCTTTGCTTTCTCAAAAATAAAATTAACCCCAATAACCGTACACAAAAGTGACAGTTTGGGGTCTCGTGCCAAAATAAAGCCTCGGAATTTTACTCTTATTCCGAGGCTTTGCAAGACATTTAGCTACTTTTTCGCCACCACAAATAGTCAACAGAATTTGTGATTTAGATAACAGCTTGATAATAAAGTTGGCTTAAAGTTTTGTTTGGTGAAAAAGAGACTAACGACCAAATGGATTGAAGCCACCGCCTCCGCCCATTCCACCCATGCCGCCCATTCCACCGCCGCCCATCATGCCTTGCATATTTCGCATCATGCCTTTCATGCCGCCTTTTTGCATTTTCTTCATCATTTTCTGCATTTGAGTAAATTGCTTCAATAAGCGGTTTACATCTTGCACTTGAGTGCCTGAGCCGGCAGCAATACGTTTTTTACGTGAACCTTTGATAAGCTCTGGGCGTTTGCGCTCTTTCATCGTCATTGAACAAATGATCGCTTCCATTTGCTTAAACA
Coding sequences within it:
- the zapD gene encoding cell division protein ZapD codes for the protein MTTHRFEHPLNEKTRIYLRVEALLNQLNVSSQFSDGLQHLLFFRSLFDLLEIFEQIQLKSELAKDIEKQRLTYKSWLNVEGVDQAMLRDVLNEVDEVHGSLMTAERFGQSLKEDRFISTIRQRFNLPGGSCCFDLPALHHWLHLPTTHKENDTHAWLKTLAPLSDALTLWLKLARETGYAKAQLATNGFFQSDAEDANILRLEIPLQYGVYPMISGHKNRFAIKFIDFKSGQACTQDIQFSLAVCS
- the yacG gene encoding DNA gyrase inhibitor YacG; this translates as MSKKITLVKCPKCSTDVEWGDQSPFRPFCSKQCQMIDFGEWADEENAIAGAPDMSDSDGWSEDPY
- the rplS gene encoding 50S ribosomal protein L19, which translates into the protein MSNIIKALEEEQLKSDLPKFAPGDTVVVQVKVKEGDRERLQAFEGVVIAIRNRGLHSAFTVRKISNGEGVERSFQTHSPMVDSIEVKRRGAVRRAKLYYLRERSGKSARIREKLTKK
- the trmD gene encoding tRNA (guanosine(37)-N1)-methyltransferase TrmD; translated protein: MWIGIISLFPEMFRSVTDFGVTGQAVKKGLLSVETWNPRDFTHDKHRTVDDRPYGGGPGMLMMVQPLRDAIHNAKKASPGKTKVIYLSPQGRKLDQKGVEELSTHENLVLICGRYEGVDERIIQSEVDEEWSIGDFVMTGGEIPAMTLIDSVSRFIPGVLGDFASAEEDSFANGLLDCPHYTRPEVLDDKSVPSVLMSGNHKDIRRWRLQQSLGRTWLRRPELLENLALTDEQEQLLAEFIKAYRSSKK
- the rimM gene encoding ribosome maturation factor RimM (Essential for efficient processing of 16S rRNA), which produces MSMKGKETMSEQNEKIVMGKFGATYGIRGWLKVFSYTDNAESIFDYSPWFIKQKGEWVEYKVESWKRHSKAMVAKLDGLEVREEAHLLTNFEIAIDPASLPELSEEEFYWRELFGMQVVTTKGYDLGKVTDVMETGSNDVLVVKANLKDAFGQKERLIPFLEEQVIKSVDRNAQRIEVDWDPGF
- the rpsP gene encoding 30S ribosomal protein S16, with product MVTIRLARHGAKKRPFYQIVVADSRNAATGRFIEKVGFFNPTATGQEEGLRLDLDRVNHWVGQGASVSDRVAKLVKDAKKAA